The Thermoplasmata archaeon genomic sequence GGCGCCGCCATCGGGCCGGGCGTGGTCCTCGACACGACGGGGTTCCACCGGGTCCTCGAGTTCGATGCGGCGGGCGGCTGGGTCCGCGTCGAACCCGGCATCCTCTTGTCGGAGCTGAACGCGTTCCTCCGGGAGAAGGGCGTCCGCTTCGCCCCCGACCCCGGTAGCCAGGACCTCTGCCGGATCGGTGGCATGATCGGCCACAACGCGTCGGGCTACCGAACCGTGAAGTACGGTCAGACGAGGGACCACGTGCTCGCGTTGCGCGTCGCGCTCGCCGACGGCACCGTGCTCGACGCTCACGACATCGCGATCGGCGGCTCGGATTGGGAGGACCTCGTGAGCCGGGCGCCGGCGATGGAGACCGTCCGCGACGCGATCGGGTCGCATCGACCGGAGATCCTCGCTGCGAGGCGGCCGATCCGGAAGCACGCCTGCGGGTATGACGTCTTCACGATCGCAGAGTCCCTGGAGCGAGGGGTGTTCCCTCTCGCATCCCTGTTCGTCGGGAGTGAAGGCACGCTCGGGATCGTGACGCAGGCGACGCTGCGGGTCCTGCCGGTCCCTCGCCGGCGGCTTACGCTCCTCGTGTACCTCGAGCGGTTTGAAGAGCTCGGTGCGCTCGTCAGGGACATCGCCCCGCTCGGTCCGAGCGCGATGGAGGCAATCGATGGCGAGTCCCTGCGGCTCCTCCCTCGAGACGCGCTCGGTGTCCCGGTGTCCGCGGAGGCGTTGCTCCTCGTCGAGTTCGACGAGGGCGACTTGGACGGAATTGCGAGGGCGATCGTCGAGGGAATCGCCCCCCATTTCCGACTGAGTCGCGACGTCGAGGTCGCCCACGATCCGGAGCGGCAAGCGGCCCTCTGGAAGGTCCGGCGGTCCCTGCTGCCGACGATTACGCAGCGGCCGGGCCGGCGGAAGGCGTGGGGCTTCGTCGAAGACCCGATCGTCCCGCGCGACCGCGTGCCGGAGTTCATCGCCTTCCTCGTCGACCTCGCGCGGCGGAACGACACGGCCGCCGGGATCTATGGGCACATCGGCGACGGCAGCACGCACTACCGTCCCTTTTTCGATCCGACGGACCCGAACGACTTCGAACGGATGCGGACGTTGCGCGTGGAGTTCGACGACGCGGTCCTCGAGCGGTTCCGCGGCGTTCCGTCGGCGGAGCACGGGATCGGCCGAATCCGCGCGGAGACGCTT encodes the following:
- a CDS encoding FAD-binding oxidoreductase, which encodes MAGTDAEEGALRRALEERLGRDNVFTDERTRHSYATDASPCVVEPRAVVAVRSEEDVLRALAVCRERRVALTPRASGTSLSGAAIGPGVVLDTTGFHRVLEFDAAGGWVRVEPGILLSELNAFLREKGVRFAPDPGSQDLCRIGGMIGHNASGYRTVKYGQTRDHVLALRVALADGTVLDAHDIAIGGSDWEDLVSRAPAMETVRDAIGSHRPEILAARRPIRKHACGYDVFTIAESLERGVFPLASLFVGSEGTLGIVTQATLRVLPVPRRRLTLLVYLERFEELGALVRDIAPLGPSAMEAIDGESLRLLPRDALGVPVSAEALLLVEFDEGDLDGIARAIVEGIAPHFRLSRDVEVAHDPERQAALWKVRRSLLPTITQRPGRRKAWGFVEDPIVPRDRVPEFIAFLVDLARRNDTAAGIYGHIGDGSTHYRPFFDPTDPNDFERMRTLRVEFDDAVLERFRGVPSAEHGIGRIRAETLPRIWGPAVYDVMRRIKAALDPGGVLNPGVLFSDEPWWATWGGLEARSPM